One window of Acanthochromis polyacanthus isolate Apoly-LR-REF ecotype Palm Island chromosome 19, KAUST_Apoly_ChrSc, whole genome shotgun sequence genomic DNA carries:
- the pelo gene encoding protein pelota homolog, whose amino-acid sequence MKLIHKDIEKDNAGQVTLVPEEAEDMWHTYNLLQVGDSLRASTIRKVQTESTTGSVGSSRVRTTLTICVETIDFDSHACQLRVKGTNIVENQYVKMGAYHTIELELNRKFTLAKKCWDSVVLDRIDQACDAAQKADVAAVVMQEGLANLVLVTPAMTLLRAKVEVTIPRKRRGSCTQHEKALERFYEAVMQAILRHINFDVVKCILVASPGFVKDQFITYLFKEAVRQDNKLLLENRPKFMLVHSSSGHKYSLKEILSDPTVTSRLSDTKAAGEVKALEDFYKMLKHEPDRAFYGVAHVEKAADALAIDTLLISDKLFRHQDVPTRSRYVRLVDNVRDNGGNVRIFSSLHVSGEQLTQLSGVAAILRFPIADLSEAEDESSSDDD is encoded by the exons ATGAAGCTGATCCATAAAGACATTGAAAAAGATAATGCCGG CCAGGTGACTCTGGTGCCAGAGGAGGCGGAGGACATGTGGCACACCTACAACCTGCTCCAGGTGGGGGACAGCTTGAGAGCCTCAACTATCAG AAAGGTGCAGACAGAGTCCACCACTGGAAGTGTGGGCAGCTCCAGAGTTCGGACCACTCTAACAATATGCGTGGAGACTATCGACTTTGACTCCCATGCCTGTCAGCTAAGAGTGAAAGGCACCAACATAGTAGAGAACCAGTATGTCAAG ATGGGGGCTTATCACACTATTGAGCTTGAGCTCAATAGGAAGTTTACTCTCGCCAAGAAGTGCTGGGACAGCGTTGTGCTGGATAGAATCG ATCAAGCATGTGATGCAGCCCAGAAGGCCGATGTGGCAGCTGTGGTGATGCAGGAGGGTCTGGCCAACCTGGTCCTGGTGACCCCAGCCATGACTCTGCTTCGTGCAAAAGTGGAAGTCACTATTCCTCGCAAGAGAAGGGGAAGCTGCACTCAGCACGAGAAG gCGCTGGAGAGGTTTTATGAGGCTGTGATGCAGGCGATACTTCGACACATCAATTTTGATG TGGTGAAGTGCATCCTGGTGGCGAGTCCAGGGTTCGTGAAGGACCAGTTTATCACCTACCTCTTTAAGGAGGCTGTGCGGCAGGATAACAAGCTCCTGCTGGAGAATCGACCCAAATTCATGCTGGTCCACTCATCTTccggtcataagtattcactcAAAG AAATCCTGTCCGACCCCACTGTGACGAGTAGGCTCTCTGATACCAAG GCAGCTGGAGAGGTGAAAGCCCTGGAAGACTTCTATAAGATGCTGAAGCATGAGCCTGACAGAGCGTTCTACGG AGTTGCTCATGTGGAGAAAGCTGCTGACGCCCTCGCCATCGACACCTTGCTGATAAGTGATAAGTTGTTCAG ACATCAGGATGTCCCCACAAGGAGTCGTTACGTTCGGTTGGTCGATAACGTGAGAGACAACGGCGGCAATGTCAG GATTTTCTCAAGCCTTCACGTGTCTGGTGAAC AACTGACTCAGCTGAGTGGAGTGGCGGCCATCTTGAGGTTTCCCATCGCTGACCTATCAGAAGCCGAGGATGAAAGCAGCTCAGACGACGACTGA